A part of Aspergillus flavus chromosome 1, complete sequence genomic DNA contains:
- a CDS encoding Lactonase, 7-bladed beta-propeller-domain-containing protein — protein MKGLYLTAALFGASSTASKLYAASYAGAVTTLELGRSDAGYELKTISDTTDCGPNPSWLMLNDDKSLLFCLDEGLNGPNGTLTSFEVGSDGSLSKVHQLQTVLGPVQSHLYTAGDRTFFAVAHYSGSSVTAYALDPSGVFTRRQTFTYKLDGPGTDPDRQDAPHPHGVVLDPTGQFILVPDLGADLVRIFRINPSSGLLEPQTPLAVSPGSGPRHGTFWTPKGARPGRAIDTRFYLASELNSHLTGYKVHYPKNGTIAFEKFFETTTYGGPELPSGATAAEIAISPANNHIVISNREDNKFGTNNDTISVFSCADASGKLSTNVTHTGLYPAYGSIPRQFEISGEDKAIAIALQSSHRVAVAGYDDTTGGVGPLLAQKDLEGEIVCAVWDD, from the exons ATGAAGGGTCTCTATCTCACAGCCGCTCTATTCGGAGCATCTTCCACGGCATCTAAACTCTATGCTGCGTCATATGCGGGCGCAGTTACCACGCTGGAGCTCGGCAGGTCCGACGCAGGTTATGAGTTGAAGACGATCTCAGACACGACCGACTGCGGCCCCAATCCTTCTTGGCTGATGCTGAATGACGATAAGagccttctcttctgcctcGACGAGGGCCTCAATGGACCGAACGGCACATTAACTTCCTTCGAAGTTGGCTCCGATGGGTCGCTGTCTAAAGTTCATCAGTTGCAGACTGTACTCGGGCCCGTTCAATCACACCTTTATACTGCGGGAGATCGCACATTCTTTGCCGTGGCCCACTA CTCAGGGTCATCGGTGACAGCATATGCCCTTGACCCCAGTGGTGTCTTTACCCGTCGCCAGACCTTCACATATAAGCTGGACGGTCCTGGTACGGATCCCGACCGGCAGGATGCACCACACCCCCACGGTGTAGTCCTTGACCCCACAGGTCAATTCATTCTGGTTCCTGATTTAGGAGCCGACCTCGTACGCATCTTCCGCATCAACCCTTCATCGGGGTTGTTGGAGCCGCAGACACCTTTGGCTGTGTCTCCAGGATCTGGCCCCAGACACGGCACATTCTGGACGCCCAAAGGCGCACGTCCCGGCCGAGCTATCGACACTCGGTTTTATTTGGCATCGGAGCTTAACAGCCATTTGACGGGATACAAAGTTCACTATCCCAAGAATGGTACGATCGCTTTTGAGAAGTTCTTCGAGACTACCACGTATGGTGGACCGGAGCTGCCAAGCGGTGCTACTGCTGCAGAAATCGCGATCTCG CCTGCCAACAACCATATCGTGATTAGCAACCGCGAGGACAACAAGTTTGGCACCAACAATGACACCATCTCCGTGTTCTCCTGCGCTGATGCCAGCGGAAAGTTATCTACTAATGTCACACACACCGGTTTGTATCCGGCGTATGGCTCTATTCCCCGCCAGTTTGAAATATCAGGCGAGGATAAGGCGATCGCTATTGCGTTACAAAGTAGCCATCGCGTGGCCGTAGCTGGCTATGATGATACGACGGGAGGTGTTGGCCCGCTTCTGGCACAGAAGGACTTGGAGGGTGAGATTGTGTGTGCCGTTTGGGATGATTGA
- a CDS encoding putative sugar transporter — MVCLLAVNSFSLGTIMADEIPHHVNDGRNSERNMEAQSAFASTLVVDVEKSLHSKGADPSKCSTSSNGISVSTPTNQAGSNAVYAAKAQLLNQALVDMKMGRYQWVLFIITSVGWFLDSFWIMSFVVIAPSASNEAQFFFPGDKSSYLFVSLAVGLTVGATAWPWMSDILGRRWIFTSTIVLMGMGGLVGAGMPSFTGLCVVGFVVGFAVAGNQLVDAIILIESLPASHQFLVTVQGAFWGLGQLVSAAVGWAFIAGYTCGTGPDAISTSQALSTHSSRAEGSTQSSQSSTSCHYVSNKGWRYLWWTFGCITLFLYLCRFVFPFRETPKYLLSKRRDAEAAQLVNNIATYSKRGTWLSETSFARVDSTIDATESRRTPRLRSLIFALQPTGLPILCLLWALTGLTFPLHKTSLTAYLASTHNIAPITATTVTTPYLYTHYLYTSLCAIPGPIIAGMLIQTKPFGRKRTGSAIALLTGLFMLLATLARSRNALLAFECVLSFLQFADLAVLTTYTVEIFAAPVRGFGVGVMGFFWGVFGLVAMIANTFAGDVVAGGAAVWFCGAVWVVMSGAWLTLNETRGFAAA, encoded by the exons ATGGTCTGTCTGCTAGCAGTCAACAGTTTTAGTCTGGGAACCATCATGGCCGACGAAATACCACATCATGTCAATGATGGTAGGAACTCCGAGAGGAATATGGAAGCACAAAGCGCATTTGCGTCTACTTTGGTAGTAGATGTCGAGAAGTCTCTGCATAGCAAAGGAGCCGATCCCAGCAAGTGTTCCACAAGTTCGAATGGCATATCTGTTAGCACTCCTACGAATCAGGCCGGCAGTAATGCAGTCTACGCTGCCAAAGCACAACTGCTGAATCAGGCGTTGGTGGACATGAAAATGGGCCGATACCAATGGGtactcttcatcatcaccagTGTAGGATGGTTTCTTGACAGT TTCTGGATAATGTCATTCGTCGTTATTGCCCCGTCAGCCTCGAATGAAGCCCAGTTCTTCTTCCCCGGAGATAAATCGTCCTATCTGTTCGTCAGTCTGGCCGTCGGCCTAACGGTTGGCGCAACTGCCTGGCCATGGATGTCAGACATCCTGGGCCGTCGGTGGATCTTCACAAGCACAATCGTCCTTATGGGCATGGGAGGACTTGTCGGTGCCGGCATGCCTTCCTTTACCGGTCTCTGTGTCGTCGGCTTCGTGGTAGGCTTTGCTGTCGCAGGTAACCAGCTAGTCGATGCCATCATCCTGATAGAGTCGCTTCCGGCTTCCCATCAATTCTTGGTTACCGTACAAGGGGCGTTCTGGGGCTTGGGCCAGCTAGTCTCAGCCGCGGTTGGATG GGCGTTCATAGCAGGATATACCTGCGGCACCGGCCCCGACGCAATCAGCACATCACAAGCTCTATCAACCCACTCCTCCCGCGCCGAAGGATCAACACAATCAAGCCAGAGCAGCACATCCTGCCATTACGTTTCCAACAAAGGCTGGCGATACCTATGGTGGACATTCGGTTGCATCACACTGTTCCTCTACCTCTGTCGCTTCGTATTTCCCTTCCGCGAGACACCCAAATACCTCCTCTCCAAGCGCCGCGACGCCGAAGCCGCCCAACTAGTCAACAACATAGCCACATATAGTAAACGCGGTACCTGGCTCAGCGAAACCTCCTTCGCAAGGGTCGACTCAACCATTGACGCCACCGAATCCCGTCGAACTCCACGTCTCCGCTCCCTTATCTTCGCCCTTCAGCCCACCGGCCTCCCCATTCTCTGTCTCCTCTGGGCCCTAACAGGCCTCACATTCCCCCTCCACAAAACCTCCCTCACAGCCTACCTCGCCTCAACCCACAACATCGCCCCCATAACCGCCACAACAGTAACAACCCCCTACCTCTACACCCACTACCTCTACACATCCCTCTGCGCAATCCCCGGCCCCATCATAGCAGGTATGCTCATCCAAACAAAACCCTTCGGCCGCAAACGCACCGGCTCCGCAATCGCCCTTCTCACCGGCTTATTCATGCTCCTTGCCACACTGGCTCGATCAAGAAACGCCCTCTTGGCTTTTGAATGcgtcctttctttcctgcaATTTGCGGACTTGGCGGTTTTGACGACGTATACGGTTGAGATCTTTGCGGCGCCAGTTCGGGGCTTTGGGGTCGGTGTTATGGGGTTCTTTTGGGGGGTTTTTGGACTTGTGGCGATGATTGCGAATACTTTTGctggggatgttgttgcgGGAGGTGCGGCGGTTTGGTTTTGTGGTGCTGTTTGGGTTGTTATGAGTGGTGCTTGGTTGACGTTGAATGAGACGAGGGGTTTTGCTGCTGCGTAG
- a CDS encoding putative polygalacturonase precursor (Probable endopolygalacturonase D): protein MKRSALILSFLPLVFGCDNPKSPGHSCASVYSVSSAAASSFCATFTASTVTATTGVPEALLSNCDYKTKHLSSACSCLGTAAVPTVATPSSVSSVYITSATATPTSFTFKTSTAHIVKVAKAATSSTAVVTTPVSVPTASSSFTGNGGTTCTVTEYAAISSAVASCSNILLSDIYAPPSSTIDLQGLQTGAAVIFAGKTTFGDTADSDFDPIVVSGTSVTITGVEGHVIDGNGAAYWDGQGSNGGSDKPDHFFVVKDMYNSRIENLYIQNWPVHCFEIESTEHLTVSGLTLNNSAGDAANSKSDGDPAAHNSDGFDIKESSYFTLENTWVHNQDDCVAVTSGTDIVVDGMYCYGGHGLSIGSIGGKSDNTVNGVTFSNSQVISSQNGCRIKTNSGETGEVYNIRYENITLSDISDYGIDVQQDYLNGGPTGEPTNGVTIANVTFVDVTGTMSDGKDYYILCGDDSCSNFVFDGVSITGGSGDNCNYPSTGCP from the exons ATGAAGCGCAGTGCGCTCATTCTTTCGTTCCTTCCACTTGTTTTTGGGTGTGACAACCCAAAGTCTCCAGGCCATAGCTGCGCCTCAGTCTACTCGGTTTCTTCTGCGGCCGCTTCTAGCTTCTGTGCCACCTTCACTGCAAGTACAGTGACAGCTACCACGGGAGTACCGGAGGCCTTGCTCAGCAATTGTGACTACAAAACCAAGCATCTATCCAGCGCATGCAGCTGCCTGGGCACCGCAGCGGTTCCTACTGTTGCGACTCCATCTAGCGTG TCCTCTGTTTATATTACTTCAGCAACTGCTACCCCTACGTCTTTTACCTTCAAGACGAGCACTGCCCATATTGTTAAGGTCGCAAAGGCAGCCACATCTTCCACAGCAGTGGTCACTACCCCGGTTTCTGTACCAACAGCCAGCTCATCCTTTACCGGTAACGGTGGAACGACCTGCACCGTAACTGAGTACGCTGCAATCTCGTCCGCTGTCGCGTCTTGCTCCAACATTCTCTTGTCCGACATCTATGCACCCCCTTCCAGCACAATCGACCTCCAAGGCCTGCAGACTGGCGCTGCTGTAATCTTTGCTGGCAAGACT ACATTCGGAGACACCGCTGATAGTGACTTTGATCCTATCGTTGTCTCTGGGACCAGCGTTACCATTACTGGTGTTGAGGGACACGTCATTGACGGCAATGGCGCGGCATATTGGGATGGCCAGGGTTCCAATGGTGGTTCGGACAA GCCCGACCACTTTTTCGTAGTGAAGGACATGTACAACTCCCGCATCGAGAACCTCTACATCCAAAACTGGCCCGTCCACTGCTTCGAGATTGAAAGCACCGAGCACCTTACTGTCTCCGGCCTGACCCTCAACAATTCCGCCGGCGATGCCGCCAACAGCAAGAGCGATGGTGACCCTGCGGCACACAATTCCGACGGcttcgatatcaaggaaagcAGCTACTTCACCTTGGAGAACACCTGGGTGCACAACCAGGATGACTGTGTCGCGGTGACTAGCGGAACAGATATCGTCGTCGACGGAATGTACTGCTACGGTGGTCATGGTCTTAGCATCGGCTCTATTGGCGGCAAGAGCGACAACACGGTTAACGGAGTCACCTTCTCCAATTCGCAAGTGATCAGCAGCCAGAACGGTTGTAGAATCAAGACTAACTCGGGTGAGACCGGCGAGGTCTACAACATTCGCTACGAGAACATCACCTTGTCCGACATTAGCGACTACGGTATCGATGTGCAGCAAGACTACTTGAATGGCGGTCCTACCGGTGAACCTACGAACGGAGTCACCATTGCCAATGTCACTTTCGTAGATGTTACAGGAACGATGAGTGACGGTAAGGATTATTACATTCTCTGTGGAGATGACAGCTGCTCCAACTTTGTGTTTGATGGAGTGAGCATCACTGGCGGTAGCGGCGATAACTGCAACTACCCCTCGACCGGTTGCCCTTAG
- a CDS encoding uncharacterized protein (expressed protein), whose amino-acid sequence MLGRHGVALTAVLADFLRASWLKNYGRGIEAWHSAGNAIRQAQELTLHRQHDIHQSGPDRIEQTLSVIWYDEFKKRVWMNLFVWDSLMAMILGRPRTIHPDDCDVKPPIDCNIPKDPSKTVPMTVQPGESPNGPTTVSAGLFRYALACKFHEMRALKADRPHLKDHNIIQGLHEQVVSLLENVPPYLRFKSPDTSWDGEYSFLPQLREEVFMTANLFFMTLHRPHILASAESRKAALEATLATLGSQQRFFGQTSEHHYPLFGLAFYTIDASILLSIIVASYPPHGHEPRQYVYHVLQQAIERLSYVQPYNPIARSGLGIVQRCYEKLKEACHSPPNTSATPSSSVVSPRFELQSLRQELSHRNSVPANDVQSPPSPSSGPEYLDLLAPAPSMIPDSFSEAYWLDQLNLIQPSSAIGQDPDMFWDSLLFDRNIL is encoded by the exons ATGTTGGGTAGACACGGTGTAGCGCTCACCGCTGTCTTAGCAGACTTTCTGCGCGCATCTTGGCTCAAGAATTATGGAAGGGGTATTGAAGCATGGCATAGTGCAGGAAATGCCATCAG ACAAGCACAGGAGCTTACTCTACACCGGCAACATGACATTCACCAATCAGGCCCCGATAGAATTGAACAGACATTGAGCGTGATATGGTATGATGAATTCAAAAAGCGAGTTTGGATGAACTTGTTTGTTTGGGACAG TCTCATGGCCATGATCCTTGGCCGCCCACGAACCATCCACCCGGACGACTGTGATGTGAAACCGCCAATCGACTGTAACATCCCCAAGGATCCCTCGAAGACAGTTCCAATGACGGTACAGCCAGGTGAATCTCCAAATGGGCCTACCACAGTATCAGCAGGCTTATTTCGATACGCGTTGGCTTGCAAGTTTCATGAGATGAGGGCCTTGAAAGCGGATAGGCCCCACTTAAAGGATCATAACATTATCCAAGGATTACACGAACAGGTGGTATCGTTGCTAGAAAATGTGCCGCCATATCTTAGATTCAAAAGTCCTGATACTTCCTGGGACGGAGAATACTCGTTTCTGCCTCAGCTTCGTGAAGAGGTTTTCATGACCGCAAACCTGTTTTTTATGACGTTGCATCGACCACATATACTTGCGAGTGCAGAAAGCCGAAAGGCTGCATTGGAAGCGACACTGGCCACGTTAGGATCACAGCAGCGATTCTTCGGGCAAACGAGTGAACATCACTACCCCTTGTTTGGGCTTGCGTTCTATACTATTGACGCGTCTATCCTACTATCTATCATCGTGGCATCGTATCCACCCCACGGTCACGAACCGAGACAATACGTCTACCATGTTCTGCAGCAAGCAATCGAGCGACTATCCTACGTACAACCCTACAATCCAATTGCCAGGTCAGGATTGGGCATCGTTCAGCGATGTTATGAAAAGTTGAAGGAAGCCTGTCACTCTCCTCCCAACACTTCTGCCACACCGTCATCCTCAGTTGTATCTCCTCGGTTCGAACTACAGAGTCTCCGTCAAGAATTGAGTCATCGGAATAGTGTGCCAGCGAACGATGTCCAGTCACCTCCATCCCCTTCTAGTGGACCGGAATATCTTGATCTATTAGCACCTGCGCCTTCTATGATACCCGATAGCTTCAGTGAGGCATACTGGCTAGACCAGTTAAACCTCATCCAACCATCATCAGCCATTGGACAGGACCCCGACATGTTTTGGGATTCCTTGCTATTTGATCGCAATATCTTGTAG